Proteins encoded in a region of the Populus nigra chromosome 3, ddPopNigr1.1, whole genome shotgun sequence genome:
- the LOC133688287 gene encoding transcription factor bHLH106 has translation MQPENCQENSQLYRFLTENGMINVGPYGFPAAMQTLCTSSSTSYHNSNYHFERSVITDMTPEDRALAALKNHKEAEKRRRERINSHLDKLRGLLPCNSKTDKASLLAKVVQRVRELKQQTSELPGLESFPSETDEVTVLSGEYSSDGQLIFKASLCCEDRSDLMPDLIEILKSLHLKTLKAEMVTLGGRIRNVLIIAADKDHSVESVHFLQNALKSLLERSNSSERSKRRRVLDRKLVIQ, from the exons ATGCAGCCTGAAAACTGCCAGGAGAATTCACAGCTGTACCGGTTTCTTACCGAGAATGGAATGATTAACGTTGGTCCATACGGTTTTCCGGCTGCGATGCAAACCTTGTGTACCTCTTCTTCCACTTCCTACCATAACAGTAATTACCACTTTGAAAGGTCTGTGATAACTGACATGACACCAGAAGATAGAGCTCTTGCTGCCTTGAAGAATCACAAGGAAGCtgagaagagaaggagagagaggatTAACTCTCATCTTGATAAGCTTAGAGGCCTCCTCCCTTGCAATTCCAAG ACAGACAAAGCTTCACTTCTAGCAAAGGTTGTTCAAAGAGTTAGAGAACTGAAACAACAGACCTCAGAGCTTCCCGGACTTGAATCTTTCCCATCAGAAACCGATGAAGTCACTGTACTTTCTGGTGAATATTCAAGTGATGGACAATTAATATTCAAGGCATCTCTGTGCTGTGAAGACCGGTCGGATCTCATGCCAGACCTAATCGAGATACTGAAATCTCTACACTTGAAGACATTGAAAGCAGAAATGGTAACACTAGGAGGAAGAATTAGGAATGTTCTTATCATTGCGGCTGACAAAGATCATAGTGTCGAGTCGgtccatttcttgcaaaatGCATTGAAGTCTTTACTAGAACGCTCGAATTCTAGCGAAAGATCGAAAAGGCGAAGGGTATTAGACCGAAAATTAGTAATCCAATGA
- the LOC133688868 gene encoding probable auxin efflux carrier component 1b has translation MISLTDLYHVLTAVVPLYVAMILAYGSVKWWKIFSPDQCSGINRFVALFAVPLLSFHFISTNNPYAMNYRFIAADTLQKIIVLVVLAIWTRVISRGSLEWSITLFSLSTLPNTLVMGIPLLKGMYGEASGSLMVQIVVLQCIIWYTLMLFLFEYRGARILIGEQFPDTAGSIISFRVDSDILSLDGREPLQTDAEVGEDGKLHVTVRKSTSSRSDVFSRMSHGLNSGLSMTPRPSNLTNAEIYSLQSSRNPTPRASSFNHTDFYSMVNGKNASNASPRHSNFSNLQFDEESGGLGVFGNVPRANGSAYPTPPNAGIFSPGGKKKANGTENGKDLHMFVWSSSASPVSEGGLHVFRGGDYGNDLGGVANQKDYEEFGRDEFSFGNRPVPNGVDRDGPVLSKLASSSTAELHPKSAANGEPKPTSMPPTSVVTRLILIMVWRKLIRNPNTYSSLIGLTWSLVSFKWGLEMPQIIAHSISILSDAGLGMAMFSLGLFMALQPRIIACGNSVAAFAMSVRFLTGPAVMAAASFAVGLRGVLLHIAIVQAALPQGIVPFVFAKEYNVHPDILSTGVIFGMLIALPITLVYYILLGL, from the exons ATGATCAGTCTCACAGACCTTTACCATGTTCTCACAGCTGTGGTACCACTTTATGTGGCCATGATTTTGGCTTATGGTTCAGTCAAATGGTGGAAAATATTTAGCCCTGACCAATGTTCAGGGATCAACAGATTTGTGGCTCTATTCGCTGTACCTTTGCTTTCTTTTCACTTCATTTCCACCAACAACCCCTATGCTATGAACTACAGGTTCATTGCAGCAGATACTCTTCAAAAAATCATAGTCTTGGTGGTTTTAGCTATTTGGACCAGAGTTATCTCTAGAGGCTCCCTTGAATGGTCCATTACTTTGTTTTCACTCTCTACTCTCCCAAACACTCTTGTTATGGGCATCCCTTTGTTGAAGGGTATGTATGGAGAAGCCTCAGGGAGTCTTATGGTCCAAATAGTTGTTCTTCAATGCATAATATGGTACACATTGATGCTGTTCTTGTTTGAGTATAGAGGGGCTAGAATCTTGATTGGTGAACAGTTTCCCGATACTGCTGGTTCTATAATATCATTCAGGGTTGACTCTGATATTCTTTCTTTAGATGGTAGAGAGCCATTGCAAACTGATGCTGAAGTCGGTGAAGATGGGAAGTTACATGTTACTGTTAGGAAATCAACTAGTTCAAGATCAGACGTGTTTTCTCGGATGTCTCATGGTCTAAACTCGGGCCTTTCAATGACTCCTAGACCGTCTAATTTAACCAACGCAGAGATATACTCCCTTCAATCTTCTAGGAATCCTACCCCAAGAGCCTCCAGTTTTAACCATACTGATTTTTATTCTATGGTTAATGGCAAGAATGCAAGCAATGCCAGTCCAAGACACTCGAACTTCAGTAACCTGCAATTTGATGAAGAAAGTGGAGGGCTTGGGGTGTTTGGTAATGTTCCAAGAGCAAATGGAAGCGCTTATCCTACTCCACCTAATGCTGGGATCTTTTCTCCCGGGGGTAAAAAGAAGGCAAACGGGACTGAGAATGGCAAGGATTTGCATATGTTTGTTTGGAGTTCAAGTGCTTCACCAGTATCAGAAGGTGGCCTACATGTCTTTAGGGGAGGGGATTATGGCAATGACCTTGGTGGGGTAGCTAACCAAAAAG ATTATGAAGAATTTGGTCGAGATGAGTTCAGCTTTGGAAACAGACCTGTACCTAATGGGGTAGACCGTGACGGTCCAGTGCTTTCTAAGCTTGCTTCAAGCTCCACAGCTGAGCTGCACCCAAAGAGTGCTGCTAATGGTGAACCGAAGCCAACTTCCATGCCTCCTACTAGCGTTGTGACAAGACTCATTCTCATTATGGTGTGGAGAAAACTTATCAGGAATCCCAATACTTATTCCAGTCTAATTGGGCTCACATGGTCTCTTGTTTCGTTCAA GTGGGGCTTGGAGATGCCTCAAATAATTGCTCATTCTATATCTATTCTATCCGATGCTGGTCTTGGAATGGCCATGTTTAGTCTTG GTTTGTTCATGGCATTGCAGCCTAGGATTATTGCTTGTGGAAACTCAGTTGCTGCCTTTGCCATGAGTGTTAGATTCCTCACTGGTCCTGCAGTCATGGCTGCTGCTTCATTTGCTGTTGGACTTCGAGGAGTTCTACTGCACATTGCTATAGTGCAG GCAGCTCTTCCACAAGGGATTGTGCCCTTTGTCTTTGCAAAGGAATACAATGTTCATCCTGACATACTGAGCACTGG AGTTATATTTGGGATGCTAATTGCTTTGCCAATCACACTGGTTTACTATATTTTGCTTGGACTTTGA